The following are encoded together in the Gordonia insulae genome:
- the acnA gene encoding aconitate hydratase AcnA, with protein MSNDSFGARGTLEVGDNSYEIFRLSAVEGTEKLPYSLKVLAENLLRTEDGANITADHINAIAQWDPAADPSIEIQFTPARVLMQDFTGVPCIVDLSTMREAVTALGGDPTKVNPLAPAEMVIDHSVIIDVFGRADAFERNVDLEYQRNGERYQFLRWGQGAFDDFKVVPPGTGIVHQVNIEHLARSIMVRNGQAYPDTCVGTDSHTTMENGLGVLGWGVGGIEAEAAMLGQPISMLIPRVVGFKLTGQISAGVTATDVVLTVTEMLRNHGVVGKFVEFYGEGVAEVPLANRATLGNMSPEFGSTAAMFPIDEVTVDYLRLTGRSEDQLALVEAYAKEQGMWHNPEKEPVFSEYLELDLGDVVPSIAGPKRPQDRILLSEAKTAFRKDIHQYVEENHPANHTQLDEAIEESFPASDPASLSFADDGAVNVQSAANGSEGRPTKPVRVKAEVQGEFVLDHGAVAVAGITSCTNTSNPTVMIGAALLAKKAVEKGLTSKPWVKTNMAPGSQVVTDYYEKAGLWPYLEKLGFYLGGYGCTTCIGNTGPLPEEISKAINDNDLTVTAVLSGNRNFEGRISPDVKMNYLASPPLVIAYAIAGTMDFDFETDPLGQDTDGNDVFLKDVWPSSKEIDDTISQAISQEMFTKSYADVFKGDERWRNLPTPEGDTFEWDENSTYVRKAPYFDGMTKEPEPVTDIKGARVLAALGDSVTTDHISPAGAIKPGTPAAQYLDEHGVARKDYNSLGSRRGNHEVMIRGTFANIRLKNQLLDDVSGGYTRDFTQEGGPQSFIFDASKNYQEAGVPLVVLGGKEYGSGSSRDWAAKGTMLLGVRAVIVESFERIHRSNLIGMGVVPLQFPEGESYKSLGIDGTEVFDIAGITELNEGKTPKTVHVTATKDSGEKIEFDAVVRIDTPGEADYYRNGGILQFVLRNMIKS; from the coding sequence GTGAGTAACGATTCCTTTGGCGCCCGCGGGACCCTCGAGGTGGGCGACAACTCGTACGAGATCTTCCGACTGAGCGCTGTCGAGGGAACCGAGAAACTTCCCTACTCGCTCAAGGTGCTCGCAGAGAACCTGCTCCGCACCGAGGACGGCGCCAACATCACCGCGGACCACATCAACGCGATCGCGCAGTGGGATCCCGCAGCGGACCCGAGTATCGAGATCCAGTTCACGCCGGCGCGCGTGCTGATGCAGGACTTCACGGGTGTCCCCTGCATCGTCGACCTCTCCACGATGCGTGAGGCCGTCACCGCACTCGGTGGCGATCCGACCAAGGTCAACCCGCTCGCGCCGGCGGAGATGGTCATCGACCACTCGGTCATCATCGACGTCTTCGGTCGCGCGGACGCCTTCGAGCGCAACGTCGACCTCGAGTACCAGCGCAACGGTGAGCGCTACCAGTTCCTGCGGTGGGGCCAGGGCGCGTTCGACGACTTCAAGGTCGTCCCCCCGGGCACCGGCATCGTCCACCAGGTCAACATCGAGCACCTCGCCCGTTCGATCATGGTCCGCAACGGCCAGGCCTACCCCGATACGTGCGTCGGTACCGACTCGCACACCACGATGGAGAACGGTCTTGGCGTCCTGGGCTGGGGCGTGGGCGGCATCGAGGCCGAGGCCGCGATGCTCGGCCAGCCGATCTCGATGCTCATCCCCCGCGTCGTCGGCTTCAAGCTGACCGGCCAGATCAGCGCCGGCGTCACGGCGACCGACGTCGTCCTCACGGTCACCGAGATGCTGCGCAACCACGGCGTCGTCGGCAAGTTCGTCGAGTTCTACGGCGAGGGTGTCGCCGAGGTGCCGCTGGCGAACCGAGCGACGCTGGGCAACATGAGCCCCGAATTCGGTTCCACCGCAGCCATGTTCCCGATCGACGAGGTGACGGTCGACTACCTGCGCCTGACCGGTCGATCCGAGGATCAGCTGGCCCTGGTCGAGGCCTACGCCAAGGAACAGGGCATGTGGCACAACCCGGAGAAGGAGCCCGTCTTCTCCGAGTACCTCGAGTTGGACCTGGGCGACGTCGTTCCGTCGATTGCCGGACCCAAGCGTCCGCAGGACCGAATCCTGTTGTCGGAAGCCAAGACCGCGTTCCGCAAGGACATCCACCAGTACGTCGAGGAGAATCACCCGGCGAATCACACGCAGCTCGACGAGGCCATCGAGGAGAGCTTCCCGGCCAGCGATCCGGCGAGCCTGTCCTTCGCCGACGACGGTGCCGTGAACGTTCAGTCGGCCGCAAACGGCTCCGAGGGACGTCCGACCAAGCCGGTCCGGGTCAAGGCAGAGGTCCAGGGCGAGTTCGTTCTCGACCACGGCGCGGTTGCTGTCGCCGGCATCACCTCGTGCACCAACACCTCGAATCCGACCGTGATGATCGGTGCCGCCCTGTTGGCCAAGAAGGCCGTCGAGAAGGGCCTCACGTCGAAGCCGTGGGTCAAGACCAACATGGCACCCGGTTCCCAGGTCGTCACCGACTACTACGAGAAGGCAGGCCTCTGGCCCTACCTGGAGAAGCTCGGTTTCTACCTGGGCGGCTACGGGTGCACCACGTGCATCGGCAACACCGGTCCGCTGCCGGAGGAGATCTCCAAGGCGATCAACGACAACGACCTGACGGTCACCGCGGTCCTCTCGGGCAACCGCAACTTCGAGGGTCGGATCTCGCCCGACGTCAAGATGAACTACCTGGCGTCGCCGCCGCTGGTCATCGCCTATGCGATCGCCGGCACAATGGACTTCGACTTCGAGACCGATCCGCTGGGCCAGGACACCGACGGCAACGACGTGTTCCTCAAGGATGTGTGGCCGTCCTCCAAGGAGATCGACGACACGATCAGCCAGGCGATCAGCCAGGAGATGTTCACCAAGTCCTACGCCGACGTCTTCAAGGGCGACGAGCGTTGGCGGAACCTCCCGACCCCCGAGGGTGACACCTTCGAGTGGGACGAGAATTCGACCTACGTGCGAAAGGCCCCGTACTTCGACGGCATGACGAAGGAGCCGGAGCCGGTCACCGACATCAAGGGTGCACGCGTGCTGGCAGCGCTGGGCGACTCGGTCACCACCGACCACATCTCGCCGGCCGGAGCGATCAAGCCGGGAACGCCTGCCGCGCAGTACCTCGACGAGCACGGCGTCGCGCGCAAGGACTACAACTCGCTCGGTTCACGTCGTGGCAACCACGAGGTCATGATCCGCGGCACCTTCGCGAACATCCGCCTGAAGAACCAGCTCCTCGACGACGTCAGCGGTGGCTACACACGCGACTTCACCCAGGAGGGTGGACCGCAGTCGTTCATCTTCGATGCCTCCAAGAACTACCAGGAGGCGGGTGTTCCGCTGGTGGTGCTCGGCGGCAAGGAGTACGGCTCCGGCTCGTCGCGCGACTGGGCGGCCAAGGGCACGATGCTGCTCGGCGTGCGCGCGGTCATCGTCGAATCGTTCGAGCGCATCCACCGGTCCAACCTCATCGGCATGGGCGTGGTCCCGCTGCAGTTCCCCGAGGGCGAGAGCTACAAGTCGCTGGGAATCGACGGCACCGAGGTGTTCGACATCGCCGGTATCACCGAATTGAACGAGGGCAAGACGCCGAAGACGGTCCACGTCACCGCCACCAAGGACAGCGGCGAGAAGATCGAATTCGACGCGGTCGTCCGCATCGACACCCCCGGTGAGGCCGATTACTACCGCAACGGAGGCATCCTGCAGTTCGTGCTGCGCAACATGATCAAGAGCTGA
- a CDS encoding GMC oxidoreductase produces the protein MNRETAPSAPISRRAVVRGAAGLGALGALAAGTGRVSAAPGETAIVIGTGFGGSVAALRLGQAGIATTVFERGRRWNIRPDGNTFATFASPDKRTAWFGSTAGVSSALAVPTEPYPGVLDHVMGNGVEAVYGAGVGGGSLVFGSFTPMPRRVDFELIFPRAADYPELARVYYPRAKKMLGVSPLPDDILAHPQYVGARSWLKVVARYGATPHLFDFAIDWDLVRAELRGTKPPGVSVGDLSYGVNSGAKKSLDHTVLPAAERTGNVTIKPMHEVFDIRPRSRRKGFVVSARVLDERGRTVRTVTAEADHLFMAAGSFHTTALLVRARAQGALPRLSPRIGDGFGVNGDFLTTRSNPREDFGAIQGGPGYARFYDDTLPGGPVSMVYQATPLPSPLGKVLTTNLVQAHTDERGTIDYDQSTRRAVLNYPYAEGTSDLDRRSNAFINRFHERTETRFGYPANGIPLSSRAMGFGSASTFHGLGGVVMGSAATMDGAVRGYDNLYVVDGSFIPGAVGLVNPSLTITALAERTMDRFLAGR, from the coding sequence ATGAATCGCGAAACGGCACCCAGCGCACCGATATCACGCCGCGCGGTGGTGCGTGGGGCCGCCGGACTCGGTGCGCTGGGTGCGCTGGCCGCCGGCACCGGCCGCGTGTCGGCGGCGCCGGGCGAGACGGCGATCGTGATCGGCACCGGTTTCGGCGGCTCGGTCGCCGCTCTCCGGCTCGGGCAGGCCGGCATCGCCACCACCGTGTTCGAACGCGGCCGGCGATGGAACATCCGCCCCGACGGAAACACCTTCGCGACGTTCGCCTCCCCCGACAAGCGCACCGCCTGGTTCGGTAGCACCGCCGGGGTCAGCTCCGCGCTCGCCGTTCCGACCGAACCGTATCCCGGCGTGCTCGATCACGTCATGGGCAACGGCGTCGAAGCCGTCTACGGCGCCGGCGTGGGTGGCGGCTCGCTCGTCTTCGGATCGTTCACCCCCATGCCCCGCCGGGTGGACTTCGAACTCATCTTCCCCCGGGCCGCCGACTATCCCGAGCTGGCCCGCGTGTACTACCCGCGGGCCAAGAAGATGCTCGGCGTCTCTCCGCTGCCCGACGACATCCTGGCCCACCCGCAGTACGTCGGCGCACGGTCCTGGCTGAAGGTCGTCGCCCGGTACGGCGCGACGCCGCATCTCTTCGACTTCGCCATCGACTGGGATCTGGTCCGCGCCGAACTGCGCGGCACCAAGCCACCGGGTGTCTCCGTCGGCGACCTGAGCTACGGCGTGAACAGCGGCGCCAAGAAGTCCCTCGATCACACCGTGCTGCCGGCGGCCGAACGCACCGGCAACGTGACGATCAAACCGATGCATGAGGTCTTCGACATCCGACCGCGCTCGCGGCGTAAGGGATTCGTGGTGTCGGCACGCGTGCTCGACGAACGCGGACGGACGGTCCGGACGGTGACCGCCGAGGCCGACCATCTGTTCATGGCCGCGGGCTCGTTCCACACCACCGCGCTGCTCGTGCGTGCGCGGGCACAGGGTGCACTGCCCCGGCTGTCCCCCCGCATCGGCGACGGCTTCGGCGTCAACGGCGACTTCCTCACCACGCGGTCGAACCCGCGCGAGGACTTCGGCGCCATCCAGGGCGGTCCCGGGTATGCCCGGTTCTACGACGACACCCTGCCCGGCGGTCCGGTCTCGATGGTCTACCAGGCGACGCCGTTGCCCTCACCCCTGGGCAAGGTGCTGACGACCAACCTCGTGCAGGCGCACACCGATGAGCGCGGCACCATCGACTACGACCAGTCCACCCGGCGAGCCGTCCTCAACTATCCGTACGCCGAGGGGACCAGCGACCTCGATCGGCGGAGCAACGCGTTCATCAATCGCTTCCATGAGCGGACCGAGACGCGGTTCGGCTACCCCGCCAACGGGATTCCGCTCTCGTCGCGCGCGATGGGTTTCGGGTCGGCCAGCACCTTCCACGGCCTCGGCGGCGTGGTGATGGGATCGGCCGCGACGATGGACGGCGCGGTGCGCGGGTACGACAACCTGTATGTGGTCGACGGCTCGTTCATCCCCGGCGCCGTCGGGCTCGTGAACCCGTCGTTGACGATCACCGCCCTCGCCGAACGCACGATGGACAGGTTCCTGGCCGGCCGCTGA
- a CDS encoding GMC oxidoreductase, protein MNSDLRHTTRISRRTALRSAAGLGALGALAAAGANAVAAPNDSGKSAIVIGTGFGGSVAALRLGEAGFRTTVFERGRRWTIRKDGNTFASTTAPDGRAAWFSDTVGLTSTLGIPVQRYPGLLDTVKGNGISSVYGVGVGGGSLAFGAFTAIPRKQDFRHVFPEVADYDSLAATYYPRALAMLNASPLPADIMAHPRYVGARSWAATVRRYGKEPVAFDYAIDWDIVRDELSGKATPSITIGELGFGVNSGAKNSTDHNYLPAAERTGNVTIKPMHEVFEIRPRSRRAGFIVKARVIDDQHRTVRIVTAEADHLFLGAGSFHTTRLLVEARARGTLPRLSTRIGDGFGANGDFLTARAGLTDDYGAIQGGPGFGRVYEDGMAGGPVSMVYHSTPLPSPLGKTLTTNLIQVHTDERGTVDYDHAGRAAVLNYPHPEGNVLDRRGAAFAEHFHQRAEARHGRVGGFPVYSRAAGFGSGSTYHGLGGVVINQAADQNGAVHGYDNLYVVDGAFAPGAVGLVNPSLTIAAMAERTMDRFVVTH, encoded by the coding sequence GTGAATTCTGATCTCCGCCACACGACGCGGATCTCGCGTCGGACCGCCCTCCGCTCGGCTGCCGGCCTCGGCGCACTCGGCGCCCTGGCTGCCGCGGGCGCGAATGCCGTTGCTGCCCCGAATGATTCCGGCAAGAGTGCCATCGTCATCGGGACCGGCTTCGGCGGGTCGGTCGCCGCACTGCGCCTGGGCGAGGCCGGCTTCCGGACCACGGTCTTCGAACGTGGCCGCCGCTGGACGATCCGCAAGGACGGCAACACATTCGCATCGACGACCGCGCCGGACGGCCGCGCTGCGTGGTTCAGCGACACTGTCGGACTGACCTCGACGCTGGGCATTCCCGTCCAGCGCTATCCCGGCCTCCTGGACACGGTGAAAGGTAACGGGATCTCGTCGGTCTACGGGGTCGGGGTCGGCGGTGGATCGCTGGCGTTCGGCGCGTTCACGGCCATCCCGCGCAAGCAGGATTTCCGGCACGTCTTCCCCGAGGTCGCCGACTACGATTCCCTTGCCGCGACCTACTATCCGCGCGCCCTGGCGATGCTGAACGCCTCCCCGTTGCCTGCCGACATCATGGCGCATCCGCGCTACGTCGGCGCCCGGTCGTGGGCCGCGACGGTTCGTCGGTACGGCAAGGAGCCGGTCGCATTCGACTATGCGATCGACTGGGACATCGTGCGCGACGAGTTGAGCGGGAAGGCGACCCCGTCGATCACGATCGGCGAGCTCGGTTTCGGCGTCAACAGTGGCGCGAAGAACTCCACCGACCACAATTACCTTCCGGCCGCAGAGCGCACCGGCAACGTCACCATCAAACCGATGCACGAGGTCTTCGAGATCCGACCCCGTTCGCGCCGGGCGGGTTTCATCGTCAAGGCGCGGGTGATCGACGATCAGCACCGCACGGTGCGCATCGTCACCGCCGAGGCCGACCATCTCTTCCTGGGTGCCGGCTCGTTCCACACGACCCGCCTGCTCGTCGAGGCCCGCGCCAGAGGCACCCTCCCCCGACTCTCCACCCGAATCGGGGACGGGTTCGGTGCAAACGGCGACTTCCTGACGGCACGTGCCGGACTGACCGATGATTACGGCGCCATACAGGGCGGCCCCGGATTCGGCCGAGTGTACGAGGACGGCATGGCGGGCGGCCCCGTGTCGATGGTCTATCACTCGACTCCCCTGCCGTCGCCGCTCGGCAAGACCCTGACGACGAACCTGATCCAGGTGCACACCGATGAACGCGGGACCGTCGACTACGACCACGCCGGCCGCGCGGCGGTGCTCAACTACCCCCATCCCGAGGGCAACGTCCTCGACAGACGCGGAGCGGCCTTCGCCGAGCACTTCCATCAACGTGCCGAGGCGCGTCACGGCCGCGTCGGCGGCTTCCCCGTGTACTCACGCGCCGCGGGATTCGGTTCGGGCAGTACCTATCACGGACTCGGCGGAGTCGTGATCAACCAGGCCGCCGACCAGAACGGAGCCGTCCACGGTTACGACAACCTCTACGTCGTCGACGGGGCGTTCGCACCGGGTGCGGTCGGGCTCGTGAACCCGTCCCTCACCATCGCGGCGATGGCCGAGCGCACGATGGATCGGTTCGTGGTGACGCACTGA
- a CDS encoding 3-oxoacyl-ACP synthase III family protein gives MTRSVAIADIATYRPAKRVPAEHFTQFAESDELSQNVMFRSPAFRHHAADGETSADMIDTAARTLVERHGDDYLDDVDVVLTHSQLPEVPVRGCVGEVAHRLGLRPTTVLDVHNGGCAAFVHMIEIAGALLQAGGGRKALLGLAQNSAGQIFTQEQVRGKAQAAIPGDGAAVATLTLGDDGNPVLGTVSRSFGEYSADMTAVAQPERKYWEAGPGQIHVGFTEAKIAKVLARGNRMVPEVALDVAHQIGVRPADLDLFITNQPNRIFLRNWRDALELPEERHPDTFDECGNLFAVGIPMTLDAAIDEGRVHSGAVVMMSAFAHAGDFAAAGAIRWNGRS, from the coding sequence ATGACCCGGTCCGTCGCCATTGCCGATATCGCGACCTATCGCCCCGCCAAGCGTGTTCCGGCCGAGCACTTCACGCAGTTCGCGGAGAGTGACGAGCTGTCGCAGAATGTGATGTTCCGGTCCCCGGCGTTCCGGCACCACGCCGCCGACGGCGAGACGTCGGCGGACATGATCGACACGGCTGCAAGGACTCTCGTCGAGCGTCACGGCGATGATTACCTGGACGATGTCGATGTGGTGCTCACCCACAGCCAACTTCCGGAGGTTCCGGTGCGCGGGTGCGTCGGAGAGGTCGCGCATCGCCTCGGCCTGCGTCCGACCACCGTGCTCGACGTTCACAACGGCGGCTGTGCCGCGTTCGTCCACATGATCGAGATCGCGGGTGCGCTGCTACAGGCGGGCGGCGGCCGCAAGGCGCTGTTGGGCCTCGCGCAGAACAGCGCCGGCCAGATCTTCACCCAGGAGCAGGTGCGCGGGAAGGCGCAGGCGGCCATTCCCGGCGACGGTGCGGCGGTGGCGACACTGACACTCGGCGACGACGGCAACCCCGTCCTCGGGACCGTGTCCCGGTCGTTCGGCGAGTACTCCGCCGACATGACCGCCGTGGCGCAACCCGAGCGCAAGTACTGGGAGGCAGGGCCGGGACAGATCCATGTCGGCTTCACCGAGGCGAAGATCGCGAAAGTCCTGGCCCGTGGCAACAGAATGGTGCCCGAGGTGGCGCTCGACGTAGCGCACCAGATCGGTGTGCGACCGGCCGATCTGGACCTGTTCATCACCAACCAGCCGAATCGGATCTTCCTGCGCAACTGGCGCGATGCCCTCGAGCTGCCCGAGGAGCGGCATCCCGACACGTTCGACGAGTGTGGCAACCTCTTCGCCGTCGGGATACCGATGACTCTCGATGCCGCGATCGACGAGGGCCGGGTGCACTCCGGTGCGGTGGTCATGATGTCGGCGTTCGCGCATGCGGGCGATTTCGCCGCCGCGGGTGCGATCCGGTGGAACGGACGGTCGTGA
- a CDS encoding TetR/AcrR family transcriptional regulator, whose protein sequence is MPKVSDDRLAARRREILDGARHCFAEYGYDGATVKRIEESTGLSRGAIFHHFRDKEALFLALAHEDAERMADVAAEQGLVQVMRDMLARPQDFDWLGTRLEIARKLRTDPSFRSAWLAHSADVEQATLRRLERGRQAGRLRDDVPTDVLVRYLDLVLDGLITRLATGQPTDDLHAVLDLVEESVRIER, encoded by the coding sequence GTGCCCAAGGTCAGTGATGACCGGCTCGCCGCGCGTCGTCGAGAGATCCTCGACGGCGCGCGGCACTGCTTCGCCGAGTACGGCTACGACGGTGCCACCGTCAAGCGCATAGAGGAATCGACCGGCCTCTCTCGCGGTGCGATCTTCCACCATTTCCGCGACAAGGAAGCGTTGTTCCTCGCGCTGGCGCACGAGGACGCCGAACGCATGGCCGACGTCGCCGCCGAGCAGGGTCTGGTCCAGGTGATGCGCGACATGCTGGCGCGCCCACAGGATTTCGATTGGCTGGGGACCCGGCTGGAGATCGCCCGCAAGTTGCGCACCGATCCCTCGTTCCGCTCCGCATGGCTGGCGCATTCGGCCGATGTCGAACAGGCCACCCTGCGGCGCCTCGAGCGCGGCCGGCAAGCCGGTCGCCTGCGCGACGACGTGCCGACCGACGTGCTCGTCCGCTACCTCGATCTCGTTCTCGACGGCTTGATCACACGTCTGGCGACCGGCCAGCCCACCGATGACCTCCACGCGGTCCTCGACCTCGTCGAGGAGTCCGTCCGCATCGAACGCTGA
- a CDS encoding thiamine pyrophosphate-binding protein, whose amino-acid sequence MNAESARTRHLVADRIVERLLALQISTVFGVHGANAEDLWAAAVRHPDVTPVTAKHEFGAGAMADGLSRITGAPSAVLTTSGGAALNVVPALGEAYDSRVPVLAVIGSAGRASVGRGGFQDMLSPPDTIDLSRVLSGVVGTCAVVEEPAALDAAFDMAYESLHAGCPAALVIPKDVQAAPAETPSGAVSGRCGAQRPDDPPAAVIDDLARLLVRVAASDGALCIWAGEEASRLRLAWAVSELTELLGATSVVSPGGRDVGGVGCAGVTGVMGHPSALRAVRDAEVCLVLGCRMSLTDRGGFDDALGDATVIHLGAHAPRAPGIGEHIPTPDLTAMVRALIAAVRDHHGERCRDPAPVPIEYLTTPSTDAALPMRTAVELIGAHLPLDSSVFADAGNAGATTIHHLPFGAGRFVVALGMGGMGHAIAAGIGAAIGTARASTRGTARHGAPRSVVIAGDGSFFMHGMELHTAIEYDAPVTLIVLNNNAHGMCVTRESLYFPEYPGSNRFRPTDIAAGVNAMFGDLEVRHADDPDSLRAACAELLNRPGPNCLVVDVDPDEVPPFAPFLTRGTP is encoded by the coding sequence ATGAACGCGGAGTCAGCGCGGACGCGACACCTCGTCGCCGACCGGATCGTCGAACGACTTCTCGCCCTTCAGATCTCGACCGTGTTCGGGGTCCACGGCGCCAACGCCGAGGACCTGTGGGCAGCCGCTGTTCGCCACCCCGACGTCACGCCGGTCACCGCGAAGCACGAGTTCGGCGCCGGCGCGATGGCCGACGGGCTGTCGCGGATCACCGGGGCGCCGTCGGCAGTGCTGACCACGTCTGGGGGTGCCGCACTCAACGTCGTACCCGCCCTGGGCGAGGCCTACGACAGCCGGGTGCCGGTACTCGCGGTGATCGGCAGCGCAGGACGAGCCAGTGTCGGGCGTGGCGGATTCCAGGACATGCTGTCCCCGCCGGACACCATCGATCTGTCGAGGGTCCTGTCGGGTGTGGTCGGCACATGTGCGGTGGTCGAGGAACCCGCGGCCCTCGACGCCGCATTCGACATGGCGTACGAGTCCCTGCACGCCGGGTGTCCGGCCGCTCTGGTCATACCCAAGGACGTCCAGGCCGCGCCCGCCGAAACTCCGTCGGGCGCGGTGTCCGGGCGGTGCGGCGCCCAGCGGCCGGACGATCCGCCCGCGGCGGTCATCGATGATCTCGCCCGTCTGCTGGTCCGGGTCGCGGCCTCTGACGGCGCGCTGTGTATCTGGGCCGGTGAAGAAGCGTCCCGACTCCGGTTGGCCTGGGCCGTCAGCGAATTGACCGAACTCCTGGGCGCGACGTCGGTCGTCTCGCCGGGCGGACGTGACGTCGGAGGGGTGGGCTGCGCGGGTGTCACCGGGGTCATGGGTCATCCGTCGGCGCTGCGGGCGGTACGCGACGCGGAGGTCTGCCTCGTCCTGGGCTGCCGGATGTCGCTGACCGATCGCGGCGGATTCGACGATGCGCTCGGCGACGCCACCGTAATCCACCTCGGGGCCCATGCGCCCCGCGCTCCGGGCATCGGCGAGCACATCCCGACCCCAGATCTCACAGCCATGGTCCGTGCCCTGATCGCAGCCGTTCGCGACCACCACGGTGAACGCTGCAGGGATCCGGCGCCGGTGCCGATCGAGTACCTCACCACCCCCAGTACCGACGCCGCTCTCCCCATGCGCACGGCCGTCGAGCTGATCGGTGCCCACCTGCCGCTCGATTCCAGTGTGTTCGCCGACGCCGGGAACGCCGGGGCGACCACGATCCACCATTTGCCGTTCGGGGCTGGGAGATTCGTCGTCGCGCTCGGTATGGGCGGTATGGGACACGCCATCGCCGCCGGGATCGGGGCAGCCATCGGCACGGCGCGCGCGAGCACGCGGGGCACCGCGCGTCATGGTGCTCCCCGCTCCGTCGTGATCGCCGGTGACGGCTCGTTCTTCATGCACGGCATGGAGTTGCACACCGCGATCGAGTACGACGCGCCGGTGACCCTGATCGTGCTGAACAACAATGCGCACGGCATGTGCGTCACGCGCGAGAGTCTCTATTTCCCCGAGTACCCCGGCAGCAACCGGTTCAGACCGACCGACATCGCGGCCGGGGTCAACGCCATGTTCGGTGACCTCGAGGTGCGCCATGCCGACGACCCCGATTCGCTCCGTGCCGCCTGCGCCGAACTGCTCAACCGGCCCGGACCCAATTGCCTGGTGGTCGACGTCGATCCCGACGAGGTGCCGCCGTTCGCCCCATTTCTGACGAGAGGAACCCCATGA
- a CDS encoding acyl-CoA synthetase: MFPGVFAASTPDKPAVIRAATGEQLTYRQLDENSTRLANYLDELGLRPGDAIAMVSPNDLHMFEVYWAALRSGLYVTAINHHLTAAETAYILTDCNAQVLFAGASVAETVADSATIPDLDRAGRRIAWGGEIPGFDAYEDVLAAASDAPRTDQPRGTDMLYSSGTTGRPKGIKTPLPDGQVDQIPDAYTAIFAPMYGFDADTVYLSPAPLYHAAPLRYCGVTNSVGGTVVFLDRFDPETALATIDAHRTTHSQWVPTMFIRMLKLPVEVRGKYDVSSMKVAVHAAAPCPVEVKRAMIDWWGPVIHEYYASTEAAGATFIGPAEALEHPGSVGKPLLGVVHICDEDGAEMPIGEVGLVYFEREEVAFEYHNDPQKTRKAQHPKHENWSTTGDVGYVDAEGYLYLTDRKAFMIISGGVNIYPQEAENVLINHPAVYDVAVIGIPDDDLGEVVKGCVQLDPAFAASQELADELIAFTKDSIAGYKVPRSIDFVDDLPRTPTGKLVKGELRKRYWPEAVG, encoded by the coding sequence TTGTTCCCTGGAGTCTTTGCCGCGTCCACCCCGGACAAGCCCGCCGTCATCCGTGCGGCCACGGGCGAACAGCTGACCTATCGGCAACTCGACGAGAACTCGACGCGCCTCGCCAACTACCTCGATGAGCTGGGACTCCGGCCCGGCGACGCCATCGCGATGGTGTCGCCCAACGACCTGCACATGTTCGAGGTCTACTGGGCCGCGCTGCGCAGCGGTCTGTACGTCACGGCGATCAACCATCACCTGACCGCAGCGGAGACCGCCTACATCCTCACCGACTGCAATGCGCAGGTGCTGTTCGCCGGCGCGAGCGTGGCCGAGACGGTCGCCGACAGCGCGACCATCCCGGACCTGGACCGGGCCGGACGCCGCATCGCCTGGGGTGGCGAGATCCCGGGGTTCGATGCGTACGAGGACGTACTCGCGGCCGCGTCGGACGCGCCACGCACCGATCAGCCCCGGGGCACCGACATGCTCTACTCGTCAGGCACCACGGGCCGCCCCAAGGGCATCAAGACCCCGTTGCCCGACGGTCAGGTAGACCAGATCCCGGACGCCTACACGGCGATCTTCGCCCCGATGTACGGGTTCGACGCCGACACCGTCTACCTGTCCCCGGCACCGCTGTATCACGCCGCGCCACTACGCTATTGCGGCGTCACGAACTCGGTGGGCGGGACCGTCGTCTTCCTCGACCGGTTCGATCCCGAGACGGCCCTGGCGACGATCGACGCCCATCGGACCACGCACAGCCAGTGGGTCCCGACGATGTTCATCCGGATGCTGAAGCTGCCGGTGGAGGTCCGCGGGAAGTACGACGTCAGCAGCATGAAGGTCGCCGTCCACGCCGCCGCGCCCTGCCCGGTGGAGGTCAAACGGGCGATGATCGACTGGTGGGGCCCGGTGATCCACGAGTACTACGCCTCCACCGAGGCTGCCGGCGCGACGTTCATCGGCCCGGCCGAAGCTCTCGAGCATCCCGGATCGGTGGGTAAACCGCTGCTCGGCGTCGTACACATCTGCGACGAGGACGGTGCCGAGATGCCGATCGGCGAGGTCGGTCTGGTTTATTTCGAACGCGAGGAGGTCGCGTTCGAGTACCACAACGATCCCCAGAAGACGCGCAAGGCGCAGCATCCGAAGCACGAGAACTGGTCGACCACAGGCGATGTTGGCTACGTCGATGCAGAGGGCTACCTCTATCTGACCGATCGCAAGGCGTTCATGATCATCTCCGGTGGGGTGAACATCTATCCGCAGGAGGCGGAGAACGTCCTCATCAACCACCCGGCCGTCTACGACGTCGCCGTGATCGGCATCCCCGACGACGATCTCGGTGAGGTCGTCAAGGGCTGCGTCCAACTCGACCCCGCATTCGCGGCGTCGCAGGAGCTGGCGGACGAGTTGATCGCGTTCACGAAGGACTCGATCGCCGGCTACAAGGTGCCCCGGTCGATCGATTTCGTCGACGACCTGCCCCGCACCCCGACCGGAAAACTGGTGAAAGGCGAGCTCCGCAAGAGGTATTGGCCCGAAGCCGTCGGCTGA